The Candidatus Brocadiaceae bacterium genome includes the window TTCCGCAAAACTTGCGATTTTATAACATTAAAGACATGCAATGTCAAAGGGAAAAAGATGAAAAATGTCTCTTGGCGTCTGAAAGGGCGTATTCTATCAGATACTACGGAAAACGTGGGAGATTTGAATTGTTCGTCGCGGGAGAGGCAGGGGGATGACACGGAAGAGGCAATACTGTCAGATCAATTCTTCTATTTCCGATTTTGGGGTGCGCATCATAAGGTTGCGTACAGCAACCAGCGGGTCTTTGTTCAGAAACAGAATATTGTAGATTTCCCTTGTTATGGGCATTTCCACATGAAGCTTCTCTACCAGTTTCATAACGGATTTTGTAGTAAATACACCTTCCGCGATTTTTTCCATATTTTCCAGAATTACCTGCACTTTTTCCCCTTTTCCGATCTGCTCACCAACCCAGCGGTTTCTCCCGTATGGACTGATACATGTTGTTATTAAATCACCCAGGCCGGAAAGTCCGGAAAAGGTGCTTCTTTCTGCCCCCATAGCAATGCCGAGGCGACTGATCTCTGCAAGTCCTCGTGAAATGAGGGCGGCTTTTGAGGTATCACCAAAGTGTAATCCGTCACAGATGCCTGCCGCTATAGCAACAACATTTTTTAACGCCGCTCCCAATTCAACGCCGAGCATATCGGGGTTGGTATACACCCTGAATCTGTCCGTGGTAAAAACTTCCTGGACCTGTTCAGCCAGGGCAGAAATTTTTGATGAAGCAACTACTGTAGTAGGCAGTTCCCGTGCCACCTCTTCAGCATGGCTTGGGCCAACAAGCAAGGAAATGTGTTGCCCGTTCAGCACGTCCGAGATAATCTCGCTTGGCCTCATCAGGGTATCATTTTCGATGCCTTTGGTAATGCTGACAATATGAATTCCTGGCACAAAGACATCTTTAAATTTCAACAAAACAGAACGCAGGTACGGGGTAGGAGTTGCAGACACAATAAGCTGGGCATCCATTAATTCACTACTGATTTGAGAAGTGTTGTGTATCCCCGGAGGTATAGGTATGCCTTTTAAAAACTTAACATTTTCTTTGTTTTCTTTTAGATATTCAACGTACGACGCATCAGAGCCCCAGAGAGTTACTTCATAACCTTTTTTGTGTAATAATATTGCAAGGGCCGTACCCCATCCGCCATTTCCAATGACGGTAATTCTTTTTTTTAATAATTTTGAGGTCATTTTTTATTGCTTGTTTACCGATAATACGCTACCGTTTTTTTGGGAAAAATCTGGGAATGTAGGTGTGTTTCTCTAACGATGGGTTTGTAAAATAAATTATGATACCACAGCATGTAGCGGATAGTTTTCGCACAAGTCTTTAACGGTATTTTTCACCTCTTCTTTCGTTGCGTTATCATTTGGTTGCGTGATAACTTTGTCAATACACTCCACTATTTTAATAACATCGCCTTCTTTCATGCCTCGTGAAGTAACTGTGGGGGTGCCGATGCGTATGCCACTCGGTTCGTTTGCGCTTCCTTCGTCGAAAGGGATAGTATTCCTGTTGAGAATAATATCGACGGTTTCCAGCAATATCTGCACTTCTTTTCCTTTTGTGTTTTTATTGCGCAAGTCGACTAAGAAGAGATGGTTGTCTGTTCCGCCAGAGACAATAGTATATCCCCTGTTTACAAATTCCTGAGCCATTGCCTGTGCATTTTTTATTGTTTGTCTTTGGCATAGTTTAAATTCATCAGACATTGCTTCCTTAAAGGCAACTGCTTTTGCCGCAATGATGTGCATAAATGGTCCTCCTTGAATTCCCGGGAAAACCATGGAATCAATCTGTTTTGCATATTTCGATTTGCACAAAATTAAGCCGCCCCTGGGACCCCGTAATGTTTTATGGGTTGTCGTTGTGACAAAATCTGCGTACGGAACGGGATTGGGATGCGCATCCGCCGCAATGAGCCCTGCGATATGGGCAATATCAGCCATAAAATAAGCTCCGACCTCATCGGCAATTTCTCTGAAACGTTTAAAATCAAGAATCCTTGGATATGCGCTTGCGCCGGCGATAATCATGTGAGGTTTTGTTTTTAACGCAATTTTCCGTAATTCATCGTAATCTATCAGTCCCGTTTCTTTTTTCACACCGTAATGGGTAATATTGTACATCATTCCCGAGAAATTCTTTTTAAATCCATGGGTGAGGTGGCCTCCATGTGATAAATCCATACCCAGCAGACGGTCGCCTGGTTTCAGCACGGAAAAACAAACCGCCATGTTTGCCTGCGAACCCGCATTAGGTTGTACATTTGCGTGTTCTGCTCCGAAGATTTGTTTTGCCCTTTCTATGGCCAGACTTTCCACGGTATCAACATTCCCACAGCCGGCATACCATCGTTTCCCTGCATATCCCTCAGCATACTTATTGGTCATTGATGACCCCTGGGCTTCCTGGACAGCAAGGCTGCAAATGTTTTCGGATGCAATGAGATCTATGGTATTTTGCTGCCTTTCTGATTCTCTTTGTATGGCTTGCCAGATTTCTTGGTCATCGTTTTTTAAAGTGGTCATAGTGGTTTAGGGTTTCCTTAAATAAGGTTTTAGTGAGTTTTTGCCATTTTCCATTTCAAATATGCTTCTATAAAACCGTCAATTTCACCATCAAGTACTGCCTGGGTATTCCCGGTTTCCTTGCCGGTACGCAAATCTTTTACAAGAGAATAAGGCTGTAATACATACGATCTGATTTGATGGCCCCATGCGATGTCGCCTTTTTCATCATAAGCGGCAGAAAGTTCTTTTTCTCTTTCTTTTTCTTTGACCTGGTACATTTTCGCCTTTAGCATGCCCAGGGCTATTTTGCGATTCTGGTGTTGTGAACGCCCACTTTGGCATTGTACGACTAAACCTGTTGGCACATGGGTAATACGAACAGCGGATGATGTCTTGTTTACGTGTTGACCTCCAGCGCCTGATGAACGATAGGTATCTACTTGCAATTCATTTTCATCGATTTCGATTTCTTCTTCCTCTTCGATCTCTGGGAGGACATCAACCGCAGCAAATGAAGTATGCCGGCGTGCGTTAGAATCGAAAGGGGAAATCCGTACCAGCCGGTGTACTCCAATTTCAGATTTTAAGTTCCCGTAAACATACTCGCCGTTTACAAGCACAGTTATCCTCTTAATGCCCGCTTCTTCACCTGGTAATACTTCAATGATGGAATATGTGTATCCGTTCCTCTCCGCCCAGCGAGTATACACGCGAAACAACATAGACACCCAATCGCATGACTCTGTTCCACC containing:
- a CDS encoding serine hydroxymethyltransferase, with protein sequence MTTLKNDDQEIWQAIQRESERQQNTIDLIASENICSLAVQEAQGSSMTNKYAEGYAGKRWYAGCGNVDTVESLAIERAKQIFGAEHANVQPNAGSQANMAVCFSVLKPGDRLLGMDLSHGGHLTHGFKKNFSGMMYNITHYGVKKETGLIDYDELRKIALKTKPHMIIAGASAYPRILDFKRFREIADEVGAYFMADIAHIAGLIAADAHPNPVPYADFVTTTTHKTLRGPRGGLILCKSKYAKQIDSMVFPGIQGGPFMHIIAAKAVAFKEAMSDEFKLCQRQTIKNAQAMAQEFVNRGYTIVSGGTDNHLFLVDLRNKNTKGKEVQILLETVDIILNRNTIPFDEGSANEPSGIRIGTPTVTSRGMKEGDVIKIVECIDKVITQPNDNATKEEVKNTVKDLCENYPLHAVVS
- a CDS encoding NAD(P)-dependent glycerol-3-phosphate dehydrogenase yields the protein MTSKLLKKRITVIGNGGWGTALAILLHKKGYEVTLWGSDASYVEYLKENKENVKFLKGIPIPPGIHNTSQISSELMDAQLIVSATPTPYLRSVLLKFKDVFVPGIHIVSITKGIENDTLMRPSEIISDVLNGQHISLLVGPSHAEEVARELPTTVVASSKISALAEQVQEVFTTDRFRVYTNPDMLGVELGAALKNVVAIAAGICDGLHFGDTSKAALISRGLAEISRLGIAMGAERSTFSGLSGLGDLITTCISPYGRNRWVGEQIGKGEKVQVILENMEKIAEGVFTTKSVMKLVEKLHVEMPITREIYNILFLNKDPLVAVRNLMMRTPKSEIEELI
- the prfB gene encoding peptide chain release factor 2 (programmed frameshift) codes for the protein MIESKEKELVSFQKRLLQIKDSLDLTNKEKELSVLENHIVSPGFWADKDMAQQSIKKLKTLKEIVSPLHELQKTLEEIECLADLAEEEQDEQTHAEVLRDLESFRKDLEKLEFRTMFGESHDRCNAYLSIYAGAGGTESCDWVSMLFRVYTRWAERNGYTYSIIEVLPGEEAGIKRITVLVNGEYVYGNLKSEIGVHRLVRISPFDSNARRHTSFAAVDVLPEIEEEEEIEIDENELQVDTYRSSGAGGQHVNKTSSAVRITHVPTGLVVQCQSGRSQHQNRKIALGMLKAKMYQVKEKEREKELSAAYDEKGDIAWGHQIRSYVLQPYSLVKDLRTGKETGNTQAVLDGEIDGFIEAYLKWKMAKTH